One stretch of Akkermansia sp. RCC_12PD DNA includes these proteins:
- a CDS encoding succinate dehydrogenase/fumarate reductase iron-sulfur subunit, which yields MAKTINLTLKVWRQENKDAKGRIETYAAKDIPVDASFLEMLDIVNEGLVKEGKEPIHFDHDCREGICGMCSLTINGIPHGPERQVTTCQLHMRKFKDGDTVWIEPFRAKAFPILRDLMVDRSALDRIIAAGGYIDVRTGAAPNANNIAVEKVKAEAAFDAAACIGCGACVASCKNASAMLFTSAKIAHLNLLPQGQPERTKRVLAMMKQMEAEGFGNCTNQYECEAACPKGVSVDNIARLNRDFIRANAKEGLCY from the coding sequence ATGGCTAAAACAATCAATCTCACCCTCAAGGTCTGGCGCCAGGAAAACAAGGATGCCAAGGGCCGCATTGAGACTTACGCCGCCAAGGATATCCCGGTGGACGCCTCCTTTCTGGAAATGCTGGACATCGTCAACGAAGGTCTGGTGAAGGAAGGCAAGGAGCCCATCCACTTTGACCACGACTGCCGGGAAGGCATCTGCGGCATGTGCTCCCTGACGATCAACGGCATCCCCCACGGGCCGGAACGCCAGGTGACCACCTGCCAGCTTCACATGCGCAAGTTCAAGGACGGCGATACCGTCTGGATCGAGCCCTTCCGCGCGAAGGCTTTCCCGATCCTGCGGGACCTGATGGTGGACCGTTCCGCCCTGGACCGCATCATTGCCGCCGGCGGCTACATCGACGTGCGCACCGGAGCGGCCCCGAATGCCAACAACATTGCCGTGGAAAAGGTGAAGGCGGAAGCCGCCTTCGACGCCGCCGCCTGCATCGGCTGCGGCGCCTGCGTGGCTTCCTGCAAGAACGCCTCCGCCATGCTGTTCACCTCCGCCAAGATTGCCCACCTCAACCTTCTGCCCCAGGGCCAGCCGGAACGCACCAAGCGCGTCCTGGCCATGATGAAGCAGATGGAAGCGGAAGGCTTCGGCAACTGCACGAACCAGTATGAATGTGAAGCGGCCTGCCCGAAGGGCGTGAGCGTGGACAACATTGCCCGCCTCAACCGCGACTTCATCCGCGCCAATGCCAAGGAAGGCCTCTGCTACTAA
- the dtd gene encoding D-aminoacyl-tRNA deacylase — MRMVVQRVTEAAVHIGGVCAGRTGRGLMILIGIEKADTEEDVLWLAKKAVDMRIFSDEEGKMNLSVKDIGGGALVVSQFTLHASTKKGNRPSFIRAAKPDHAVPLYERFKKELAALLGGRVESGEFGADMQVSLVNDGPVTIFMDSRNRE; from the coding sequence ATGAGGATGGTCGTCCAGCGGGTGACGGAAGCCGCCGTCCATATCGGGGGAGTCTGTGCGGGCCGCACGGGCCGCGGGCTGATGATTTTGATAGGTATTGAGAAGGCGGATACGGAAGAAGACGTGCTTTGGCTGGCGAAAAAGGCGGTGGACATGCGCATTTTTTCCGATGAGGAAGGAAAGATGAATCTTTCTGTGAAGGATATCGGGGGAGGAGCCTTGGTCGTCAGCCAGTTCACGCTGCACGCTTCCACTAAAAAGGGCAACAGGCCCTCCTTCATCCGCGCCGCGAAGCCCGACCATGCCGTTCCCCTCTACGAACGGTTCAAGAAGGAGCTGGCCGCACTGCTGGGAGGCAGGGTGGAGAGCGGGGAATTCGGTGCGGATATGCAGGTTTCCCTGGTCAATGACGGCCCTGTGACAATCTTCATGGATTCCCGGAACAGGGAGTAA
- a CDS encoding LysM domain-containing protein, giving the protein MRSTFSTSSARACCSLLVVLFCAHAAVADGENYSLWPRRPAALEEARRLMDRGNLAQALELLQPLVRQGGVVGREAKDLIGALRIRQVLDPNGPDVKQYTVKSGDSWIRMVKRLGCSQAMLVHLNGLMDVPSLQPGDVFKYRPLNFHVVVNVPEKEVCLYDGENFVRAYPIVAMKDTGRKNFETTVKDEQASFSIYDKHYPAADKTLLLAAGGYIIDAGNGTPRSPGFYLNRQDCNELAMLTRPGTKVTIIREKGTEQ; this is encoded by the coding sequence ATGAGATCAACATTTTCGACTTCAAGCGCAAGGGCCTGCTGTAGCCTTCTGGTGGTGCTATTCTGCGCCCATGCCGCTGTGGCCGACGGGGAAAATTACTCCCTTTGGCCGCGCCGTCCGGCAGCCCTTGAAGAAGCCCGCAGGTTGATGGACCGCGGCAATCTGGCGCAAGCCTTGGAACTGCTCCAGCCCTTGGTAAGGCAGGGCGGTGTAGTGGGGCGGGAGGCCAAGGATCTCATCGGGGCCCTGCGCATCCGCCAGGTTCTGGACCCCAATGGACCGGATGTGAAGCAATACACCGTCAAAAGCGGAGATTCTTGGATACGCATGGTCAAGAGGCTGGGCTGTTCCCAGGCCATGCTGGTGCATTTGAATGGCCTGATGGATGTTCCTTCTCTTCAACCGGGGGATGTATTCAAATACCGCCCCCTCAATTTCCATGTGGTGGTCAACGTGCCTGAGAAGGAAGTCTGCCTGTACGACGGAGAAAACTTTGTAAGGGCCTATCCCATTGTGGCCATGAAGGACACGGGACGGAAGAATTTTGAGACGACCGTCAAGGATGAACAGGCTTCCTTTTCCATCTACGACAAACATTATCCCGCGGCGGACAAGACCCTTCTGCTGGCCGCCGGAGGATATATCATCGACGCCGGAAACGGAACCCCCCGTTCCCCGGGATTTTATCTGAACCGGCAGGATTGCAATGAACTGGCCATGCTGACGAGGCCGGGTACCAAAGTGACTATTATCAGGGAGAAGGGAACGGAACAATGA
- a CDS encoding acyl carrier protein produces the protein MSDNSIEEKVRSIIVDQLGVESDKVTADAKFIEDLGADSLDTVELVMAFEENFDIEVPDEEAEKLQSVADVVAYIEKVQG, from the coding sequence ATGTCTGATAACAGCATCGAAGAAAAAGTAAGAAGTATCATCGTTGACCAACTTGGCGTTGAATCCGATAAAGTGACTGCTGATGCGAAATTCATCGAGGATCTCGGTGCTGATTCGCTGGATACCGTTGAACTCGTGATGGCTTTCGAAGAAAACTTTGACATCGAAGTGCCTGACGAAGAAGCGGAAAAACTTCAGTCCGTGGCAGACGTCGTTGCCTACATCGAAAAAGTTCAGGGCTAA
- a CDS encoding type III pantothenate kinase translates to MTYLLIDNSNTRTKFVLSTPEALLKERRMIPTREVSEERLDDALKGLHYDAAVVCSVVPRVADVLRNWLTRPSHFLSCDSRLGVGIDYPSPRQIGADRLANAAGAVAYYGYPCIVVDFGTAVTFDVIGPERTYLGGAIAPGLASMGDYLARNTALLPAIEPHEPKHAIGTSTVEAMHSGAVYGYRGMVKEILAKLEEEVGRRPTVVATGGDAALIARGVPRIDHVDPDITLNGLRMVAGLNL, encoded by the coding sequence GTGACCTATCTGCTGATCGACAACTCCAATACGCGCACCAAATTCGTGCTCTCCACCCCGGAGGCCCTGCTGAAGGAGCGGCGCATGATCCCCACCCGGGAAGTGAGCGAGGAACGGCTGGACGACGCCCTCAAGGGACTTCACTATGATGCCGCCGTCGTGTGTTCCGTGGTGCCCCGCGTGGCGGATGTTCTGAGGAACTGGCTCACCAGGCCAAGCCATTTTCTTTCCTGCGATTCCCGGCTGGGCGTGGGCATAGACTATCCTTCCCCGCGCCAGATCGGTGCGGACAGGCTGGCGAACGCCGCCGGGGCCGTGGCCTATTACGGTTATCCGTGCATTGTGGTTGACTTCGGAACGGCCGTGACATTTGACGTGATCGGCCCGGAGCGCACTTATCTGGGCGGAGCGATTGCCCCCGGGCTGGCCAGCATGGGGGATTACCTGGCACGCAATACGGCCCTGTTGCCCGCCATTGAACCCCATGAGCCGAAACATGCCATCGGAACAAGCACGGTGGAAGCCATGCATTCCGGCGCCGTGTACGGCTACCGCGGCATGGTGAAGGAAATTCTGGCGAAGCTGGAGGAAGAAGTGGGAAGGCGCCCCACGGTCGTGGCTACAGGCGGAGATGCGGCCCTGATTGCCCGGGGAGTGCCGCGCATCGACCATGTGGACCCGGATATTACGCTGAACGGCCTGCGGATGGTTGCCGGGCTTAATCTTTGA
- the fmt gene encoding methionyl-tRNA formyltransferase produces MRIVFMGTGDIAIPAFRSLIRHTDLVGLVTQPDRPVGRHQILTAPPIKNIAREAGITVFQPASLKAPESLVGLKRLNPDLIVVMAYGQILSQEVIDMAPMGCINAHASLLPRHRGAACIQSAIKSGDSHTGVTIMHIVKKLDAGDIIAQISTPLDGTETGGSLHDKLAQMAPDVLLPVIHAIEKGTAARVRQQEILATYAPKLLRADGKIDWTVPAEEIGRMIRAYDPWPGTFTNYWNRKGRIRNMKIFPGFTIVPEASGKPGQVLSAGEQGLLIACGEGGLLVTDVQLEGSTRMNIAQLIAGHPNLKDIHFDV; encoded by the coding sequence ATGCGCATCGTCTTCATGGGTACGGGCGACATTGCCATTCCCGCCTTCCGCAGCCTGATCCGGCACACGGATCTGGTAGGACTGGTTACGCAGCCCGACCGTCCGGTGGGCAGGCACCAGATTCTCACAGCACCCCCCATCAAGAACATCGCCCGGGAAGCGGGCATCACCGTGTTCCAGCCGGCCTCCCTGAAGGCGCCGGAATCCCTGGTGGGCCTCAAAAGGCTGAACCCGGACCTGATCGTGGTCATGGCGTACGGGCAGATTTTAAGCCAGGAAGTAATCGACATGGCCCCCATGGGTTGCATCAACGCCCATGCCTCCCTGCTCCCGCGCCACCGCGGCGCGGCCTGCATCCAGTCCGCCATTAAATCGGGGGATTCCCATACGGGTGTAACGATCATGCACATCGTCAAAAAACTGGACGCCGGAGACATCATTGCCCAGATCAGCACTCCCCTGGACGGCACGGAAACCGGCGGCAGCCTGCACGACAAACTGGCGCAAATGGCCCCGGACGTTCTTCTTCCCGTCATCCATGCCATTGAAAAGGGAACGGCCGCACGCGTCCGCCAGCAGGAAATCCTGGCCACATACGCCCCCAAGCTTCTGCGGGCGGACGGCAAGATAGACTGGACCGTTCCCGCCGAGGAAATCGGACGGATGATCCGGGCCTACGATCCCTGGCCGGGTACCTTTACCAACTATTGGAACCGCAAGGGGCGCATCCGCAACATGAAAATCTTCCCTGGCTTCACCATCGTGCCGGAGGCTTCCGGCAAACCGGGCCAGGTGCTTTCCGCCGGGGAGCAGGGACTGCTGATTGCCTGCGGTGAAGGAGGCCTGCTGGTGACGGACGTTCAACTGGAAGGCAGCACGCGCATGAACATTGCACAACTCATCGCTGGGCACCCAAATTTGAAAGACATCCATTTCGACGTGTAA
- a CDS encoding UvrD-helicase domain-containing protein translates to MAKSFSMESLNAAQRRAVQTLQGPVLILAGAGTGKTRTVTCRIAHMVDKGISPKSILAVTFTNKAALEMRERVGQMVDRKAARQIMVSTFHSLCVRILREDIGRLGYKTNFTIYSGSEQSGLIRRLIVRHGGIKEKIGPKDVLSAMSRMKNNGLGIDSIEDNLTANIAASYQRELQAQNSVDFDDLLILADKLLKEHADVRAAWQQRFRYITVDEFQDTNSLQMSLLGHLVGPDHNVCVVGDDDQSIYGWRGAQISNILEFERFFPNPSVIKLEENYRCTAPILDTANALIRHNLGRRDKTLRAHKGGGDPVRLISMPGDAEEAEFIITDIENVRRQEERPWEDFAILFRANTQSRVIEQTLREHKIPYRMVGAQSFFDRKEVKDLISYLATIENPQADEYLLRILNTPPRGISDLTAQLAIDWSREHGNSVWAALQDEEFLETLTTRARNSIQEFNELITKYIDIFQDKETNFGDAMEQLIGETGFSDYVTRLCKTEAETQKRLVSIGDVKASLRNFWQPEKSLRDYLAQVTLDKEDNDDDVENKPGVCLITMHAAKGLEFPVVYLVGLEEGILPHKRSLEDGNCDEERRLLYVGITRAQERLMLTYCATRLRYGDRMPCQRSSFLSEIPPHLMEYSKWEDLMNAEATEEESENFFDSLRSMLLEDE, encoded by the coding sequence ATGGCCAAGTCATTTTCCATGGAAAGCCTGAACGCGGCCCAGCGCCGGGCCGTTCAGACCCTTCAGGGGCCTGTCCTGATCCTGGCCGGAGCGGGAACGGGAAAAACGCGCACCGTCACCTGCCGCATTGCCCACATGGTGGACAAAGGCATCAGTCCGAAAAGCATCCTGGCCGTTACGTTCACGAACAAGGCCGCTCTGGAAATGAGGGAACGCGTGGGCCAGATGGTGGACCGGAAGGCGGCGCGCCAGATCATGGTCAGCACTTTCCACTCCTTGTGCGTGCGCATCCTGAGGGAGGACATAGGCCGTCTGGGTTACAAGACCAACTTCACCATTTACAGCGGGTCCGAGCAAAGCGGCCTGATCCGCCGCCTCATCGTCCGCCACGGCGGCATCAAGGAAAAAATCGGGCCCAAGGACGTGTTGTCCGCCATGAGCCGGATGAAAAACAACGGCCTCGGCATTGACTCCATTGAAGACAACTTGACGGCCAATATCGCCGCCTCCTACCAGCGGGAGCTTCAGGCCCAGAATTCCGTGGACTTTGACGACCTGCTGATACTGGCGGACAAACTGCTGAAGGAACACGCGGATGTCCGGGCCGCCTGGCAGCAGCGCTTCCGGTACATCACCGTGGACGAGTTCCAGGACACCAACAGCCTGCAAATGAGCCTCCTCGGCCACCTGGTAGGACCGGATCACAACGTCTGCGTGGTAGGGGACGACGACCAGTCCATTTACGGATGGCGCGGCGCACAGATCAGCAACATCCTGGAATTCGAACGCTTTTTCCCGAACCCCTCCGTCATCAAGCTGGAGGAAAACTACCGCTGTACCGCCCCCATTTTGGACACGGCCAACGCTCTGATACGGCACAACCTGGGCCGCAGAGACAAAACGCTGCGCGCCCACAAGGGCGGCGGAGATCCCGTACGCCTCATCTCCATGCCCGGCGACGCGGAAGAGGCGGAATTCATCATCACGGACATTGAAAACGTCCGCAGACAGGAAGAACGCCCCTGGGAGGATTTTGCCATCCTGTTCCGGGCCAATACCCAGAGCCGAGTCATTGAACAAACCCTGCGGGAACACAAAATACCCTACCGCATGGTGGGGGCGCAGAGCTTTTTCGACCGCAAGGAGGTGAAGGACCTTATCTCCTACCTGGCAACGATTGAAAACCCGCAGGCGGACGAATATCTGCTGCGCATCCTCAACACGCCCCCCCGCGGCATCAGCGACCTGACGGCCCAGCTTGCCATCGACTGGAGCCGGGAACACGGCAACAGCGTCTGGGCTGCCCTGCAGGACGAGGAATTCCTGGAAACCCTGACCACCCGCGCCCGCAACAGCATTCAGGAATTCAACGAGCTAATCACCAAATACATCGATATTTTCCAAGACAAGGAAACCAACTTTGGAGATGCCATGGAACAGCTCATTGGAGAAACGGGATTCAGCGACTACGTCACTCGGCTGTGCAAGACGGAGGCGGAAACGCAGAAACGCCTCGTTTCCATCGGAGACGTGAAAGCCTCCCTCCGCAATTTCTGGCAGCCGGAAAAAAGCCTGAGGGACTATCTGGCCCAGGTTACCCTGGACAAGGAGGACAACGATGACGACGTGGAAAACAAGCCGGGCGTCTGTCTGATCACCATGCACGCCGCCAAGGGGCTGGAATTCCCCGTCGTTTACCTCGTAGGCCTGGAGGAAGGAATCCTGCCGCACAAGCGCTCGCTGGAAGACGGCAACTGCGACGAAGAACGCCGTCTGCTGTATGTGGGCATCACGCGTGCGCAGGAAAGACTCATGCTGACCTACTGTGCCACACGCCTGCGCTACGGAGATCGCATGCCCTGCCAGCGTTCCTCCTTCCTGAGCGAAATTCCCCCCCACCTGATGGAATATTCCAAATGGGAAGACCTGATGAATGCGGAGGCTACGGAAGAGGAATCGGAAAACTTCTTTGATTCCCTCCGCAGCATGCTTCTGGAAGATGAATAG
- a CDS encoding sodium/solute symporter (Members of the Solute:Sodium Symporter (SSS), TC 2.A.21 as described in tcdb.org, catalyze solute:Na+ symport. Known solutes for members of the family include sugars, amino acids, nucleosides, inositols, vitamins, urea or anions, depending on the system.) yields MRKLATILGAVALMTWGAAAQEGAVPATAPDAQPTLAAPALTPAAEMQPAADIQPASPVAVENAVPKADESSEPTPAPLSATEVILFCVVVVGVIALGIWKSRDPQETEEEKKTKGASDYFLAGRGLTWWLVGFSLIAANISTEQFVGMSGKAANWVGMAIAGYEWLAAITLVVVAFCFLPKLLKGGVYTIPEFLEQRYDTAARSLMAIATLLILVGVPTAGVIYAGAKVISVFFTGYSAMGIDFGNITVGCIIIAFCSTVYVFVGGLKACAWTDLFWGAALIVGGGVVAYFALMALSGADPNHLVQSAAANSGATVASLGDPSNSLWHGVTRFFELNSGDATSGVNTVGGKLHMIRPADDAEIPWTALCLGLWIPNFFYWGLNQYIMQRTLASKSLAEGQMGIVFAAFLKLIIPFVVVVPGILAYNLYRNDLREQAEVKYEKQIDKSKDAAVVKGRPVIYRITDSFLVENVEAGCAHALHNAAVMKAGEDVMAELKQACDELKADAANEQTTLAERAPFVAKIATLNDEIIKPAANDTDNYYLTDTLVGFDYDSAFGTLIRKLLPGTGWTWFVLAALFGAVVSSLASMLNSASTIFTMDIYNKLRRNAKPTELVTVGKIGLLVCALIALCIAPFLDSPAFGGIFNFIQEFQGFLSPGALCVFLFGFFVPKCPRIFGWLGIVINAALYGFLKIWQPEMAFLNRMAICFITVVIIGFIFTAVNVARGGQAIVLPDRGAVALQSSSRAKIFGWFVVAATVALYIIFW; encoded by the coding sequence ATGAGAAAACTAGCAACCATACTCGGGGCCGTAGCCCTGATGACGTGGGGCGCCGCCGCCCAGGAGGGGGCCGTTCCCGCAACAGCTCCGGACGCCCAGCCCACGCTGGCCGCTCCGGCTTTGACGCCTGCTGCGGAAATGCAGCCAGCCGCTGACATCCAGCCAGCCTCTCCCGTGGCTGTGGAAAACGCCGTCCCAAAAGCTGATGAGTCCAGTGAACCGACTCCGGCTCCACTTTCCGCGACGGAAGTCATTTTATTCTGTGTGGTGGTCGTAGGTGTCATTGCTCTGGGTATCTGGAAGAGCCGTGATCCGCAAGAGACGGAAGAAGAAAAGAAAACAAAGGGCGCTTCCGACTATTTCCTGGCCGGCCGCGGCCTGACCTGGTGGCTCGTCGGCTTTTCCCTGATTGCCGCCAATATTTCCACGGAGCAGTTTGTGGGCATGTCCGGCAAGGCCGCCAACTGGGTGGGCATGGCGATTGCCGGTTATGAATGGCTGGCCGCCATTACGCTGGTGGTCGTGGCTTTCTGTTTCCTTCCCAAACTGTTGAAAGGCGGGGTGTATACCATTCCGGAATTCTTGGAACAGCGCTATGATACTGCGGCACGTTCCTTGATGGCTATTGCTACGCTCCTGATTCTGGTGGGCGTGCCGACCGCCGGCGTTATTTACGCCGGGGCCAAGGTGATTTCCGTATTCTTTACCGGCTACAGCGCCATGGGTATCGACTTTGGCAATATTACCGTCGGCTGCATCATCATCGCATTCTGCAGTACCGTGTATGTATTCGTGGGCGGTTTGAAGGCCTGTGCCTGGACGGACCTGTTCTGGGGCGCCGCCCTGATTGTAGGCGGCGGCGTAGTGGCCTATTTTGCCCTGATGGCCCTGAGCGGAGCAGATCCGAATCACCTGGTGCAGTCCGCAGCCGCCAATTCCGGGGCTACGGTGGCTTCCCTGGGGGATCCGTCCAACAGCCTCTGGCACGGGGTAACGCGTTTCTTTGAACTTAATTCCGGGGATGCGACCAGCGGCGTGAACACTGTGGGCGGCAAGCTGCATATGATCCGTCCGGCGGACGATGCCGAAATCCCGTGGACGGCCCTTTGCCTGGGCCTGTGGATTCCCAACTTTTTTTACTGGGGCCTCAACCAGTACATCATGCAGCGTACGCTCGCTTCCAAGTCCCTGGCGGAAGGCCAGATGGGCATCGTGTTCGCCGCTTTCCTCAAACTGATCATCCCGTTCGTGGTAGTGGTACCCGGCATTCTGGCCTACAATCTGTACCGCAATGATCTGAGGGAACAGGCGGAAGTAAAGTATGAGAAGCAAATCGACAAGTCGAAGGATGCCGCCGTCGTCAAGGGGCGTCCTGTCATTTACAGGATCACGGACAGCTTCCTGGTAGAAAACGTGGAAGCCGGCTGCGCCCACGCCCTGCACAACGCTGCGGTCATGAAGGCCGGCGAAGATGTGATGGCCGAGTTGAAACAGGCCTGTGACGAACTCAAGGCGGATGCCGCCAATGAACAGACTACGCTGGCGGAACGCGCTCCCTTTGTGGCAAAAATCGCCACTCTCAATGACGAGATCATCAAGCCTGCTGCGAACGATACGGACAATTATTATTTGACGGATACGCTGGTAGGTTTCGACTATGATTCCGCTTTCGGCACGCTGATCAGGAAACTGCTGCCCGGTACGGGGTGGACCTGGTTCGTACTCGCTGCCCTTTTCGGGGCAGTGGTGTCTTCCCTGGCGTCCATGCTGAACTCCGCATCCACCATCTTCACGATGGATATTTACAACAAGCTGCGCAGAAACGCGAAGCCGACGGAACTCGTTACCGTTGGCAAGATCGGACTGCTGGTGTGTGCCCTGATTGCATTGTGCATTGCCCCGTTCCTGGATAGTCCGGCCTTCGGAGGTATCTTCAACTTCATTCAGGAATTCCAGGGCTTCCTGAGCCCGGGCGCCTTGTGCGTGTTCCTCTTCGGCTTCTTCGTGCCCAAGTGTCCGCGCATCTTCGGCTGGCTGGGCATCGTCATCAATGCCGCCCTGTACGGCTTCCTGAAGATCTGGCAACCGGAAATGGCGTTCCTGAACCGCATGGCCATTTGCTTCATTACCGTAGTGATCATCGGATTCATCTTTACGGCCGTGAACGTCGCCCGCGGAGGCCAGGCCATCGTCCTGCCCGACAGAGGGGCGGTAGCGTTGCAATCTTCTTCCCGAGCCAAGATTTTTGGCTGGTTCGTGGTTGCCGCGACGGTTGCTTTGTACATCATCTTCTGGTGA
- the galK gene encoding galactokinase has translation MDLVQREISKETVTPYFIEYFGQAPTHVAAAPGRVNLIGEHTDYNNGFVMPMALDNHCVVAVAPSPVGKHRFCGSLGDQIHEIAVEDALVPGEPFWSNYVRGVLANLHRRGVEIGPVDMLIDSNVPRGGGLSSSAALEVAVCTALAAFAGVRIDPKEVALIGQAVEHEFVNVPCGIMDQFISANGKKGMALKLDCATLEYELVPMNNDSVSVLVLDSAVKHSLADGAYGQRRKQCEEASAIMGVPSLREASLELLESFKEQLGDVRYRRARHVIGENARVAVFADALARGDWDEAGVAMRGSHASLRDDYEVSCAEVDTLVSLCDRIPSASSIYGARMTGGGFGGCIVALVKTEDVDKVAQELLQAYCQETGIETTYLVTSAGEGARVLYQA, from the coding sequence ATGGATTTAGTTCAGCGAGAAATCTCTAAAGAAACGGTGACTCCGTATTTCATCGAGTATTTCGGTCAGGCTCCAACTCATGTGGCAGCGGCACCGGGACGTGTGAACCTCATTGGCGAACACACGGATTATAATAATGGTTTTGTGATGCCCATGGCTCTGGACAATCATTGTGTCGTCGCGGTAGCTCCTTCTCCTGTCGGCAAGCATCGCTTCTGCGGTTCGCTGGGAGACCAGATACATGAAATTGCCGTGGAGGACGCCCTGGTTCCCGGCGAGCCGTTCTGGTCCAATTACGTACGCGGCGTGCTGGCCAATCTGCACCGTCGCGGCGTAGAAATCGGCCCGGTGGACATGCTGATTGACAGCAACGTGCCCCGCGGCGGCGGTCTTTCTTCCAGCGCTGCTCTTGAAGTTGCCGTCTGCACCGCGCTGGCCGCCTTTGCCGGCGTCAGGATTGATCCCAAGGAGGTTGCCTTGATCGGGCAGGCCGTGGAACATGAGTTCGTGAATGTGCCCTGCGGAATCATGGACCAGTTCATTTCCGCCAACGGCAAGAAGGGCATGGCCCTCAAGCTGGATTGCGCCACTTTGGAATATGAGCTGGTGCCGATGAATAACGATTCCGTTTCCGTACTGGTTCTGGACAGTGCCGTGAAGCATTCCCTGGCGGACGGAGCTTATGGCCAGCGCCGCAAGCAGTGCGAAGAAGCCTCCGCCATCATGGGGGTGCCTTCCCTGCGCGAAGCTTCCCTGGAATTGCTGGAATCTTTCAAGGAACAGCTTGGCGACGTGCGTTACCGCCGTGCTCGCCACGTCATCGGTGAAAACGCGCGGGTGGCTGTTTTTGCGGATGCCCTCGCCCGCGGCGACTGGGATGAAGCCGGCGTCGCCATGCGCGGCAGCCATGCCTCCCTGCGCGATGATTATGAAGTTTCCTGTGCGGAGGTGGATACTCTGGTTTCCCTTTGCGACCGCATTCCTTCCGCTTCTTCCATTTACGGAGCCCGCATGACGGGCGGCGGCTTCGGCGGTTGCATCGTCGCCCTGGTCAAGACGGAAGATGTTGACAAGGTAGCGCAGGAACTGCTCCAGGCCTATTGTCAGGAAACAGGGATTGAAACCACCTACCTCGTGACGAGTGCCGGTGAAGGCGCGCGTGTACTGTACCAAGCTTAA